From the genome of Rhinoderma darwinii isolate aRhiDar2 chromosome 1, aRhiDar2.hap1, whole genome shotgun sequence:
ggcttatgcatgagAATAAAGCcctttagtggccgccgtgaaaaaggcgtattggcggtcactaacgggttaaacatcaGTTAATCACTTTCACGTACACTTAATTATAAGAACGCAGTAACAGATGATTTTGGTTTCCTTAGACTtaattcttctttttcttttctagtGAAATAATGAGAAGCAGATCAGCTAGGGCAATCCTACCCCTGACGAATAGGTCCGTTCAGTCCCTGAAATGCGTTGGAGCTTTATTGTCCATGCTGATACCCCAGGCTACTATCTCTTACATTACAGTTTAGTTTTTGAGCACTAACTACACCAGTCAGGGTGCCACTATAGTACAGGCAATCCTCCATTactttaataaaatgtagacacaATAAAGAACCAGGATGTGGTGCCAACTCCTGAGCATGAGAATAGCCCAACCAATCCTCAACAACCATCTGCCCAAGTGGCGAGTTTTCTGGTATCTTAGCGGAGTATCTTCCCTATCTCTAAATTTTAGACGTACTAGCTTGCTTACCTACTGCATGAAATACTTAGTGAGTAAAGTTGTGTGGACTGTAGGACTTTGATAAGGTGAATTATCCCTTTATCCTGGTCCATGGTGTATCACTGTCCCCTGGATGAGCAATCCCTAGAATCTTATTTCTCACATTCCAAACAAGAATATGGCTTCATGTAAATTCTCTAAGTTTAAAAAACGTATTTCCTTGTAAAATATATTCCACATATAGAGCATCAAaacagcttctcccctgtgtgacttctctgatgatcCTTAAGTTTGCatttagtaataaaacatttcccacattctgaacatgaatatggcttctctcctgtgtgaattctcaaatgtgtaacaagacttgctttatctgtaaaacatttcccacattctgaacatgaatacggcttctctcctgtgtgacttctctcatgtataacaagacgtgatttatctgtaaaacatttcccacattctgaacatgaatatggcttctctcctgtgtgacttctctcatgtctaacaagatgtgatctatatgtaaaacatttcccacattctgaacatgaatacggcttctctcctgtgtgacttctctcatgtataacaagacgtgatttatctgtaaaacatttcccacattctgaacatgaatacggcttctctcctgtgtgacttctctcatgtacaacAAGACGTGATTTATATTCaaaatatttcccacattctggacatgaatatggcttctctcctgtgtgacttctctcatgtacaacaagacatgatttatatgtaaaatatttcccacattctggacatgaatatggcttctcccctgtgtgaattcgcaTATGCATAGCAAGACCTGAtctttgtgtaaaacatttcccacattctgaacatgaatatggcttctctcctgtgtgaattctctcatgtacaaCAAGTCTtactttatctgtaaaacatttcccacattctggacacgaatacagcttctctcctgtgtgaattctctcatgtacagCAAGATTTGATTtacgtgtaaaacatttcccacattctgaacatgaatatagcttctctcctgtgtgcctACTCTCATGTACAGCAAgatgtgatttttgtgtaaaacctctcccacattctgaacatgaatacggcttctctcctgtgtgacttctctcatgtatagcaAGATGTGATTTAGCTTTAAAGGATTTcctacattctgaacatgaatacggtttctctcctgtgtgacttctctcatgtacagCAAGATGTGATTTCGATTTAAAGGATTTcctacattctgaacatgaatacggtttcttcccggtgtgacttctctgatgtacagcaagatgtgatttatgtgtaaaacattccccacattctgaacatgaatacggcctctcccctgtgtgacttctctcatgtacagTAAGATCAAATTTTCGtgtaaaacatttctcacattctgaacatgaatacggcttctctcctgtgtgaattctccaaTGTCTAACAAGACCTGATTTATACTTAAAACATgtgccacattctgaacatgaatacggcttctcccctgtgagAATTCTCTGTGTTAaaagacctgagatttttgtggattgttgaccacattgaaaccttttaccgcctttctgagctgtacttgtggtagcaatctgtgattggtcaggagaaggttcctcatgattaggggaaatatatgatagatctgtactgtgaagtcctggatttacattaagggtaatgaggttttctcctgaagactgctgcatatCTTTATCTTCTACTTTATGATTTATGGATAGCATGAAGTTTCCCTCAGTCTTCTTACTGGAGTTTTCTGTTAGGATTAGGATGAATATAATTAGCTTTTTTTAACCCACAAAGCAGACAAAATTTATAACATTCATTTCAGACAAACACAAATGCAGTTTTGAcggagtttttttatttttatttcttaaattaaagccagaagtggatcaagcaggaaggagaagtatacgtAATTGGTTTTGATtctactcctggctttggcttaaagaaaaaactgattacaaaataaaatatatagatgGACTTCCGATGGCGGGACATCCAGGATGGCCGCGTTTCAACTTGGCTCCTGCTCCACGCTGCAGCTCCTAGTCTCTGGACCAAGCATCATAGGCTTTTGAGACCTGAGACACGACTACACCCCGGAGACAGCCTTACTCTGCTGCGGGAGCTCATTATCTATTGCCGAATTCGGCCCAACAGGTGAGTGTGAGATCGCTCTTAGAGGCGGCGGTGCCATTACCCGCCAGGCCGCGGGATCTAGGGCCTAATTCCCTGACACGCTACAAGAGAGGTGACACAAACGACCACCGGAGAAAGGGCGGAAAGAGATGAGGGTCCCTTCCAGCACGGCTCCCTTCAGTGTAGTGGGATGATTTGCAGTGCTTGACCGCTGACGACTTCTCACACATTCCCGCAAGACCGACCGGGACACCTCACTGGTATCGGACACTACATCACCGCCTGGATACAGAGAAGTTCTCTGCACTGCTACCCTACTTGCCTCACTGCATGACAACATATCAATGTGGTTTGCTTATCTATGTGACTTGAGGAGAATAACGTTCCTTAAAAACTACTGTTCCCTGCGTGTGAACTG
Proteins encoded in this window:
- the LOC142664515 gene encoding uncharacterized protein LOC142664515, which produces MEEWEYLEGHKDLYEEVMMEEYRPRTSQDGSSRRNPPERSPSPLYSQDCPEENHNVPENHQGEDLTNNKAEDEAEEERVRGDQPCNREVEEEIPGGVTTENSSKKTEGNFMLSINHKVEDKDMQQSSGENLITLNVNPGLHSTDLSYISPNHEEPSPDQSQIATTSTAQKGGKRFQCGQQSTKISGLLTQRILTGEKPYSCSECGTCFKYKSGLVRHWRIHTGEKPYSCSECEKCFTRKFDLTVHERSHTGERPYSCSECGECFTHKSHLAVHQRSHTGKKPYSCSECRKSFKSKSHLAVHERSHTGEKPYSCSECRKSFKAKSHLAIHERSHTGEKPYSCSECGRGFTQKSHLAVHESRHTGEKLYSCSECGKCFTRKSNLAVHERIHTGEKLYSCPECGKCFTDKVRLVVHERIHTGEKPYSCSECGKCFTQRSGLAMHMRIHTGEKPYSCPECGKYFTYKSCLVVHERSHTGEKPYSCPECGKYFEYKSRLVVHERSHTGEKPYSCSECGKCFTDKSRLVIHERSHTGEKPYSCSECGKCFTYRSHLVRHERSHTGEKPYSCSECGKCFTDKSRLVIHERSHTGEKPYSCSECGKCFTDKASLVTHLRIHTGEKPYSCSECGKCFITKCKLKDHQRSHTGEKLF